The following are from one region of the Acidimicrobiia bacterium genome:
- a CDS encoding ABC transporter permease, whose product MTTVADTNDRVIQTRATPAQKRATFVGFVLIALAAFTLWAFGLGVDSGIESTFNLSLPNARFGDLSWTVDARTVAFVVVVILGFLGGWSLRRTHLTRTNLLLSIGLVLFSFAFLTWAAAGGSFSLVGMLRSTVVLSVPVTLGALTGLMCESVAVINIAIEGQLLTAAFVGVIVGSSAGIWVGLAASMITGALLGAVLAVLSIRYRIDQIIAGVVINIFALGLTAFLAQRVLTEAPTLNSPGRFTAIKIPLLGDIPVIGPMFFDHNMFVYITFILVIALHFGFFYTRWGLRARSVGEHPKAADTVGINVFRTRYRNVILGGFIAGFGGAFLTLAQVSRFEDNMTGGIGFIGLAALIFGRWRPLGIVGAGLVFGFARALQQKLGILGTPIPSEFLSMTPYIVTLIVVAGVVGRARPPAADGQPYFKD is encoded by the coding sequence GTGACCACGGTTGCTGACACGAACGATCGGGTGATCCAGACCCGGGCAACCCCCGCCCAGAAGCGCGCAACCTTTGTTGGTTTCGTTCTCATCGCGCTCGCTGCCTTCACCCTGTGGGCGTTCGGACTCGGTGTCGACAGCGGCATCGAATCCACCTTCAACCTGTCACTGCCCAATGCGCGATTCGGTGACCTTTCATGGACTGTCGATGCGCGCACCGTTGCGTTCGTTGTCGTGGTCATCCTCGGATTCCTCGGCGGATGGTCACTGCGGCGCACCCACCTCACACGCACCAACCTGCTGCTTTCGATCGGCCTCGTGCTCTTTTCGTTCGCCTTCCTCACATGGGCAGCTGCGGGTGGGTCCTTCAGCCTCGTGGGGATGCTGCGGTCCACCGTGGTGCTGTCAGTACCGGTCACCCTCGGAGCCCTCACCGGGCTCATGTGTGAGAGCGTCGCGGTCATCAACATCGCCATCGAAGGGCAGCTGCTCACGGCGGCATTCGTCGGGGTCATCGTCGGATCATCTGCGGGGATCTGGGTCGGGCTCGCCGCGTCGATGATCACCGGAGCACTCCTCGGTGCCGTCCTTGCGGTGCTCTCGATCAGGTATCGGATCGACCAGATCATCGCCGGGGTCGTCATCAACATCTTTGCGCTCGGCCTCACGGCCTTCCTCGCGCAGCGCGTGCTGACCGAGGCACCGACTCTCAACTCACCGGGCCGGTTCACCGCAATCAAGATCCCGCTGCTCGGGGACATCCCCGTGATCGGCCCCATGTTCTTCGACCACAACATGTTCGTGTACATCACCTTCATTCTGGTGATTGCCCTGCATTTCGGCTTTTTCTACACACGGTGGGGCCTACGGGCCCGATCGGTTGGTGAGCATCCGAAAGCGGCGGACACTGTGGGGATCAATGTGTTCCGGACGCGGTACCGCAATGTGATCCTTGGCGGTTTCATCGCCGGATTCGGTGGGGCGTTCCTCACCCTCGCGCAGGTATCCCGCTTCGAGGACAACATGACCGGCGGGATCGGGTTCATCGGACTCGCGGCGCTCATCTTCGGACGATGGCGGCCGCTCGGGATCGTCGGTGCCGGCCTCGTGTTCGGTTTTGCGAGGGCGCTCCAGCAGAAGCTCGGCATTCTCGGAACACCGATCCCATCGGAGTTTCTTTCGATGACGCCCTACATCGTGACGCTGATCGTCGTCGCAGGCGTCGTGGGCAGGGCGAGACCGCCAGCGGCGGACGGGCAGCCCTACTTCAAGGACTGA
- a CDS encoding discoidin domain-containing protein — MEGDDRNDQFDDLFEPFELSDTPPTPTTTAPSQAAATTGEMPISQQHVTTTGQTVAAVSCPACGAPNASYNQHCERCGSRLSTTPMPIAPAPPSRSTAGGRALGVLAAVVLVVALVALMMNIFGGSDGRDVVGPTTTISSTSSTAFSPPVELIPSSVKASSEISDDFGAENLIDGNPDTRWNDNSLHGVGAWLEFTFPSAVQITEVLFQNVEDDDIFRRNYKINGFQIEVNDLNVPISGRLQNSNEPQRVKIASLETFNLKIWVTTVHHAEPVGDAPPFEELALQDVKFFGYQN, encoded by the coding sequence ATGGAAGGCGACGACCGCAACGACCAGTTCGACGACTTGTTTGAGCCCTTCGAACTGTCGGATACACCGCCAACCCCCACCACAACAGCACCGTCGCAGGCCGCAGCCACCACGGGTGAGATGCCCATCAGTCAACAGCATGTCACCACCACCGGTCAGACCGTCGCGGCGGTCAGTTGCCCTGCTTGTGGGGCCCCGAACGCGTCGTACAACCAGCACTGTGAGCGATGCGGCTCGCGGCTGAGCACGACCCCCATGCCGATCGCCCCTGCACCCCCCTCGCGATCGACCGCTGGCGGCCGAGCCCTCGGAGTCCTCGCTGCCGTGGTGCTGGTTGTGGCACTCGTTGCCCTCATGATGAACATCTTCGGCGGGTCCGATGGCCGCGATGTCGTCGGACCCACTACAACGATCTCATCGACATCCTCGACCGCTTTTTCGCCCCCCGTCGAGCTGATCCCCAGTTCGGTCAAGGCGAGTTCGGAGATCAGCGATGATTTTGGCGCAGAGAACCTGATCGATGGAAACCCCGACACACGATGGAACGACAACAGCCTCCACGGCGTCGGAGCATGGCTTGAGTTCACCTTCCCTTCCGCGGTGCAGATCACCGAGGTCCTCTTCCAGAATGTCGAAGACGACGACATCTTCCGCCGCAACTACAAGATCAACGGCTTCCAGATCGAGGTCAATGACCTCAATGTTCCGATCAGTGGAAGGCTCCAGAACTCAAACGAGCCCCAGCGAGTGAAGATCGCGAGTCTTGAAACATTCAACCTCAAGATCTGGGTGACGACGGTCCACCACGCCGAACCGGTCGGAGACGCTCCACCATTCGAGGAACTCGCGCTCCAGGATGTGAAGTTCTTCGGCTATCAGAACTGA
- the radA gene encoding DNA repair protein RadA, translated as MKGTPTAEKLTYRCESCGHTSSRWMGFCPQCRSSEGLVETTVRPHRVAPSIDVVSADAPPKTINGRAPTGLGEFDRVLGGGMVPGVTVLVGGAPGIGKSTLLLHAADRFASSTGPVLIATAEESARQVQLRAHRVGVRTGQVLIASVADVDDIVAIAAARKPAAVIVDSIQTVSSTGSSGAAGGVVQVRDCAARLIAFAKNSDTPVIIVGHVTKDGSIAGPRTLEHMVDVVLYLEGESDAGLRFLRSVKNRYGAVHEVGVFDMTPDGLVEVPDPSGLLVGLRDDTAPGSVLFPAIEGRRPVVVEVQALVVGSNASQPRRSVTGLLPSRVHQILGILTRHARIPLAGQEVYLSVMGGVRISEPAADLPVALAVASAFHDVALGRVAAWGELGLTGDVRPAPRPLVRTAEIERISAGPILCPETGFKRLDRALAATGLASG; from the coding sequence ATGAAAGGTACCCCCACAGCCGAGAAACTGACCTACCGGTGCGAATCGTGCGGGCACACCTCGTCGCGATGGATGGGCTTCTGCCCCCAGTGCCGTTCGTCGGAGGGGCTCGTCGAGACGACCGTGCGACCACACCGGGTCGCTCCGTCGATCGATGTCGTGTCCGCGGATGCCCCGCCGAAGACGATCAACGGTCGGGCACCGACTGGTCTCGGGGAGTTCGATCGTGTGCTTGGGGGCGGCATGGTCCCCGGGGTGACGGTCCTCGTCGGAGGAGCGCCGGGCATCGGGAAATCCACGCTTCTGCTCCACGCCGCGGACCGTTTCGCTTCGTCGACAGGACCCGTCCTCATCGCAACGGCAGAGGAATCGGCGCGGCAGGTGCAACTACGGGCGCACCGGGTCGGTGTGCGCACCGGCCAGGTGCTGATCGCGTCGGTCGCCGATGTCGACGACATCGTTGCCATTGCGGCAGCTCGGAAGCCAGCGGCGGTCATTGTCGATTCGATCCAGACCGTCTCGTCGACCGGCAGCAGCGGTGCGGCGGGTGGTGTTGTCCAGGTTCGTGATTGCGCGGCCCGCCTCATCGCGTTTGCGAAAAACTCGGACACTCCGGTGATCATCGTCGGGCATGTCACCAAGGACGGATCGATCGCGGGACCACGCACACTCGAGCACATGGTTGATGTGGTGTTGTACCTCGAAGGGGAGTCCGACGCCGGCCTTCGCTTCCTTCGCTCGGTGAAGAACCGCTACGGCGCGGTGCACGAGGTCGGTGTCTTCGACATGACACCGGACGGTCTCGTGGAGGTTCCCGATCCGAGCGGTTTGCTCGTGGGATTGCGCGACGACACCGCGCCGGGATCGGTGCTGTTCCCGGCCATCGAAGGGCGACGGCCGGTGGTGGTCGAGGTCCAGGCGCTCGTCGTCGGATCGAACGCGTCGCAGCCGCGTCGGAGCGTCACCGGTCTTCTTCCTTCACGGGTCCACCAGATCCTCGGCATTCTGACCCGCCACGCACGGATCCCGCTTGCGGGTCAGGAGGTCTACCTGTCCGTGATGGGCGGTGTGCGAATCTCCGAACCGGCCGCCGACCTCCCGGTCGCGCTCGCCGTTGCTTCGGCCTTCCACGATGTCGCGCTCGGCAGGGTCGCGGCATGGGGCGAGCTCGGCCTGACCGGCGATGTGCGCCCGGCCCCCCGCCCGTTGGTGCGAACGGCCGAGATCGAACGGATCTCGGCTGGGCCCATCCTGTGCCCGGAAACGGGCTTCAAACGCCTCGATCGAGCTCTCGCGGCGACGGGGCTCGCATCCGGCTGA
- the disA gene encoding DNA integrity scanning diadenylate cyclase DisA: MTPPESAPLEILRRFAPGTPLRNAAELVMQQGTGALILFGSGPEVDDVCTGGFELSGAAFTAQRVAELAKMDGGIVVDDQKGAIVRANVHFMPDASIATAETGTRFRTAERLSIQTGCPVLALSEEALVVAIVFYGPSRFMLQSTTSLLDEANQRLQSLERLRRQFDDAVARLERYEVDGIVSFREVVSVVQRAAVIRLLAMELEPITAELGDQASVISLQASDLIEGVDEIAELVNIDYQKRKPRKETSIYSKLDGLDRDDLFDPFAVGAALGFQPTDSHVAPRGARVLAGVPRLPDSVADAILRKFGSFERLRVATASDLDSVDGVGPTRAQTIRAYLDRLEEVGLLGDVVN, encoded by the coding sequence ATGACGCCTCCCGAATCGGCCCCACTTGAGATCCTGCGCCGCTTCGCGCCCGGCACGCCGTTGCGCAACGCAGCCGAACTGGTCATGCAGCAGGGAACCGGCGCCCTGATCCTGTTCGGATCGGGCCCCGAGGTCGACGATGTGTGCACCGGGGGCTTCGAATTGAGCGGAGCGGCGTTCACCGCCCAGCGAGTTGCCGAGCTCGCCAAGATGGACGGCGGCATCGTCGTCGATGACCAAAAAGGTGCCATCGTGCGCGCCAATGTGCACTTCATGCCTGACGCGTCGATTGCAACGGCAGAAACCGGTACCCGGTTTCGTACCGCCGAGCGGCTTTCGATCCAGACCGGTTGCCCCGTCCTCGCCCTATCCGAGGAAGCCCTCGTCGTCGCCATCGTCTTTTACGGCCCGTCGCGGTTCATGTTGCAGTCAACGACTTCGCTCCTCGACGAGGCGAACCAGCGTCTCCAGTCCCTCGAGCGGCTCCGTCGACAGTTTGATGATGCGGTTGCGAGGTTGGAGCGATACGAAGTCGACGGCATCGTCTCGTTCCGGGAGGTGGTGAGCGTTGTGCAGCGTGCCGCCGTTATTCGACTTCTTGCGATGGAGCTCGAGCCCATCACCGCCGAACTTGGCGACCAGGCGTCGGTGATCTCCTTACAAGCAAGCGATCTCATCGAAGGAGTGGACGAGATCGCCGAACTGGTGAACATCGACTACCAGAAGCGAAAGCCGCGCAAGGAGACATCGATCTACTCCAAGCTCGACGGCCTGGATCGTGATGATCTGTTCGACCCATTCGCGGTCGGAGCGGCCCTCGGATTCCAGCCGACGGATTCCCATGTCGCGCCCCGAGGTGCGCGGGTGCTTGCGGGTGTTCCGAGGCTCCCCGACTCTGTGGCCGATGCGATCCTGAGGAAGTTCGGATCGTTCGAACGGTTGCGTGTCGCCACGGCGTCGGACCTCGACTCGGTTGACGGTGTCGGGCCGACGCGGGCCCAGACGATCCGTGCGTACCTCGACCGCCTCGAGGAGGTCGGGTTGCTCGGGGATGTCGTCAACTGA
- a CDS encoding CarD family transcriptional regulator, which translates to MPAKKKPTQSKPAAKKKPARKSAAKKPATAKSATKKPAAKKPAAKKSTAKKPAAKKSTPKRSTAKKKRSAKKPAAKKYAFEVGDKVVYPHHGAATIVKMERIEFDGAKKDYFMLEVATDQLTIQVPAESAVERGVRPVISKTKARQVFATFKEDPQEAGSNWSRWYKLLTEKINSGDIFQVAEVVRDLTYAQQVKGISPALKRMLAKARLIIVSELRFSLDLSEEDAIKKLDRALPKVEEPLEA; encoded by the coding sequence GTGCCAGCAAAGAAGAAACCAACACAGAGCAAGCCGGCGGCCAAGAAGAAGCCGGCGCGCAAATCAGCCGCCAAGAAGCCAGCGACCGCCAAGTCGGCCACGAAGAAGCCAGCGGCCAAGAAACCAGCGGCCAAGAAGTCGACCGCCAAGAAACCAGCGGCCAAGAAGTCGACCCCCAAGAGGTCGACCGCCAAGAAGAAGCGATCGGCGAAGAAGCCAGCAGCAAAGAAGTATGCCTTCGAGGTCGGCGACAAGGTCGTCTACCCGCACCACGGCGCCGCCACCATCGTCAAGATGGAGCGCATCGAGTTCGATGGGGCGAAGAAGGACTACTTCATGCTCGAGGTGGCTACCGATCAACTCACGATCCAGGTTCCGGCCGAGAGCGCCGTCGAACGGGGTGTGCGTCCGGTCATCTCCAAGACCAAGGCGCGGCAGGTCTTCGCCACCTTCAAGGAAGATCCGCAGGAAGCCGGTTCCAACTGGAGCCGCTGGTACAAGCTGCTGACCGAGAAGATCAACTCGGGGGACATCTTCCAGGTTGCCGAGGTGGTCCGTGATCTCACCTACGCGCAGCAGGTCAAGGGCATCTCTCCGGCGTTGAAGCGCATGCTCGCCAAAGCACGGCTGATCATCGTCTCGGAGCTGCGGTTCTCGCTCGACCTGAGCGAGGAGGACGCTATCAAGAAGCTCGACCGGGCGTTGCCAAAGGTCGAGGAACCACTCGAGGCCTGA
- a CDS encoding 2-C-methyl-D-erythritol 4-phosphate cytidylyltransferase has translation MTPWAIVVAAGSGERYGGPKHELMLDGVPLWKRSVLTLRAAGVDSVVVVGDVEGGIPGGARRRDSVAAGLAAVPEMVDWVLVHDGARPLVTRRLVARVVEAALSGVADAVVPALEVTDTLKEVEGAAVVGTVDRSRLAAVQTPQAFRASMLREAHRIDPDDDVTDDAGLIERIGGTVVCVRGERTNIKITFEGDLAIAGAILEQLHDD, from the coding sequence ATGACCCCATGGGCAATCGTGGTGGCAGCGGGCTCGGGGGAACGCTACGGCGGTCCGAAACACGAACTGATGCTCGATGGCGTGCCGCTGTGGAAGCGTTCCGTGTTGACACTCCGGGCAGCCGGGGTGGACTCGGTCGTTGTCGTCGGCGATGTCGAAGGTGGAATCCCGGGTGGTGCGCGACGAAGGGACTCGGTCGCGGCGGGCCTTGCGGCCGTGCCTGAGATGGTCGACTGGGTTCTCGTTCACGACGGCGCTCGGCCACTCGTGACTCGCCGTCTGGTGGCCCGTGTTGTCGAGGCAGCCCTGTCGGGGGTCGCCGACGCGGTGGTTCCGGCATTGGAGGTTACCGACACCCTCAAGGAGGTGGAGGGAGCAGCCGTCGTGGGAACGGTCGATCGGAGCCGCCTTGCGGCCGTGCAGACACCCCAGGCGTTCCGGGCGTCGATGCTGCGCGAAGCGCATCGAATCGACCCCGACGATGATGTCACCGACGACGCCGGCCTCATCGAGAGGATCGGCGGTACGGTGGTCTGTGTGCGTGGTGAACGAACGAACATCAAGATCACCTTCGAGGGGGACCTCGCAATCGCTGGTGCCATCTTGGAGCAGCTACACGATGACTGA
- the ispF gene encoding 2-C-methyl-D-erythritol 2,4-cyclodiphosphate synthase: protein MTDTRTGIGYDAHAFGGVGPVVLCGVPIDHPTGVVGTSDADVAVHAVCDALLGAAALGDLGEHFPSVAASSIDADSLEMLSTCTDMVNADGYTVSSIDVTIIAQQVRVAPHRDRMRTNLANATSTSLERVSVKGTTTDHLGWIGRNEGLAAVAVVTIAR from the coding sequence ATGACTGACACCCGAACCGGGATCGGCTATGACGCGCACGCTTTCGGCGGTGTCGGTCCTGTTGTCCTGTGTGGTGTTCCCATCGACCACCCGACCGGCGTCGTCGGTACCTCGGATGCCGATGTGGCGGTTCACGCGGTGTGCGATGCGCTTCTCGGCGCCGCGGCCCTCGGCGATCTCGGTGAGCACTTCCCGAGTGTCGCTGCGAGTTCCATCGATGCAGACTCGCTCGAGATGCTGTCGACCTGTACGGACATGGTCAACGCTGACGGGTACACCGTGTCGAGCATCGATGTCACGATCATCGCCCAGCAGGTTCGGGTTGCGCCCCACCGGGACCGCATGCGGACGAACCTCGCCAACGCAACTTCCACCTCGCTCGAGCGCGTCTCGGTGAAAGGCACCACCACCGACCACCTGGGTTGGATCGGCCGCAACGAGGGTCTCGCCGCCGTCGCCGTTGTCACCATCGCACGCTGA
- a CDS encoding glycerophosphodiester phosphodiesterase, with protein sequence MSRTPQGPGPLVYAHRGDSAHAPDNSIEAFERAVAAGADGIELDVRRCADGYLVLSHDPTHARGGRISARTLSELRSVSEIPTLREALEVIPRHVFVNVEIKNHRTERGFDRSRTITDATIDEIEARDDPSRVLISSFDAGVVRRSRELAPHIATGLVVSRRLSAAFGVARREGHRTVHLDAGHLARDAAGLVDQAGAYGLGLFAWTVDDPTEMDRLFHAGIVGIFTNDPAVGRRVADHL encoded by the coding sequence ATGAGCCGGACACCCCAGGGACCGGGTCCGCTGGTGTATGCCCACCGAGGCGACAGCGCCCACGCGCCCGACAACTCCATCGAAGCGTTCGAACGCGCCGTGGCCGCAGGCGCTGACGGCATCGAGCTCGATGTGCGACGCTGCGCAGACGGGTACCTCGTTCTTTCCCACGATCCGACCCATGCGAGGGGTGGAAGGATCTCGGCGCGCACGCTCAGCGAGCTACGATCGGTGTCCGAGATACCCACCCTACGCGAGGCTCTCGAGGTGATCCCACGGCATGTGTTTGTGAATGTCGAGATCAAGAACCATCGGACGGAACGAGGGTTCGACCGGAGCCGCACCATCACCGATGCGACGATCGACGAGATCGAGGCTCGCGACGATCCGTCGAGAGTGCTGATCTCGTCCTTCGACGCGGGCGTCGTTCGGCGATCACGGGAGCTTGCACCCCACATCGCGACAGGCCTCGTGGTCTCTCGCCGCTTGTCGGCTGCCTTCGGTGTGGCGCGCCGTGAGGGCCATCGGACGGTGCATCTCGACGCCGGTCACCTCGCACGAGACGCTGCCGGTCTCGTTGACCAGGCGGGCGCATACGGACTCGGCTTGTTCGCATGGACCGTTGACGATCCCACCGAAATGGATCGCCTGTTCCACGCCGGCATCGTTGGGATCTTCACGAACGATCCAGCGGTCGGCCGCCGCGTCGCCGACCACCTGTGA